One genomic window of Paraburkholderia phytofirmans PsJN includes the following:
- the virB10 gene encoding type IV secretion system protein VirB10 yields MSDDIRNTIEPDDPSDRRPDGASPNGINWSAEPLDRGMPALGQYGGTRPRAWWLTPLVVVLVAGAGAVWTVHTFLARHDAEAKAHRDAVQDTATQGRVFRDAPVAASAASRPVATIAPAAVSGPVVARPPVAVQHPALVRSYYDAPLLAVGNTPGASGRREGLADGLAAGGVPGNVVDAASSVAASVSGRPLTTPGQGGIGALDQALTPTATPRVHAGTIGDRSLVLAQGAKIDCAGDTAFDSTEAGLSTCTVTKNVYSDDGRVVLIERGSQIDSQYRSNLSPGQKRTFILAARIETPHGVTVEIDSPAADALGRMGIDGYVDNHWGQRIGAAMLLGITQDAIGYLATRGGNSNGSVVYENTQQQGNDMATRVLDSTINIPPTLTQNQGAEFTIVVARDLDFGTVYALQPERAP; encoded by the coding sequence ATGAGTGACGACATCCGCAACACGATCGAACCGGATGATCCGTCCGACCGTCGTCCGGATGGCGCTAGCCCGAATGGCATCAACTGGTCCGCGGAGCCGCTTGATCGGGGCATGCCTGCACTCGGGCAGTACGGGGGCACGCGCCCGCGCGCCTGGTGGCTGACACCGCTGGTGGTTGTTCTCGTGGCCGGCGCTGGTGCGGTCTGGACGGTTCACACGTTCCTCGCACGTCACGACGCGGAGGCGAAAGCGCACCGCGATGCGGTGCAGGATACCGCGACGCAGGGACGCGTTTTCAGGGACGCGCCGGTGGCCGCGAGCGCGGCGTCCAGACCGGTCGCAACAATTGCGCCTGCCGCGGTCTCGGGCCCGGTTGTCGCCCGTCCGCCTGTCGCGGTCCAGCATCCGGCGTTGGTCCGGAGTTACTACGATGCGCCGTTACTTGCGGTCGGTAATACGCCCGGCGCCAGTGGCCGGAGGGAAGGCCTGGCGGACGGGCTTGCTGCCGGGGGCGTTCCAGGCAACGTCGTGGACGCAGCTTCTTCGGTCGCGGCATCGGTATCCGGCCGGCCGTTGACGACGCCGGGCCAAGGCGGGATCGGGGCACTTGACCAGGCGTTGACCCCGACCGCCACGCCGCGGGTGCATGCCGGCACGATCGGTGACCGCAGCCTGGTGCTCGCGCAGGGAGCCAAGATCGATTGCGCAGGCGACACGGCGTTCGATTCGACGGAAGCGGGGCTGTCGACCTGCACGGTGACGAAGAACGTCTATTCCGATGACGGGCGGGTCGTGCTGATCGAGCGTGGATCGCAGATCGACAGCCAGTATCGTTCGAACCTGTCGCCCGGCCAGAAGCGGACGTTCATCCTCGCGGCCCGTATCGAGACGCCCCACGGCGTGACCGTCGAGATCGATTCTCCGGCAGCGGACGCGCTCGGCCGCATGGGGATCGATGGCTATGTCGACAACCACTGGGGGCAGCGCATCGGCGCCGCGATGCTGCTCGGCATCACCCAGGACGCGATCGGGTATCTCGCCACGCGAGGCGGTAACAGCAACGGGTCCGTCGTCTACGAGAACACGCAGCAGCAGGGTAACGACATGGCGACGCGGGTGCTCGACAGCACGATCAATATTCCGCCGACGCTGACACAGAACCAGGGCGCGGAATTCACGATCGTCGTCGCGCGCGATCTCGATTTCGGAACGGTCTATGCATTGCAGCCGGAGCGCGCGCCATGA
- a CDS encoding TrbG/VirB9 family P-type conjugative transfer protein, with amino-acid sequence MKTLRVSVLCLVGLLVLSPVARSWTVPGWSDDSRVRQIVYAPDAVVRINAQRGFATHIALDPHEQIQVVAPGDRDGWQVVANRGDHDVFLKPQLAAHNSNLEIRTDKRSYSFDLVVLPLKAKFGNGDEIYRVTFVYPDELKAQTHAETDAALVAQRLAQPSVVRNTRYSMQVMPHSDDIAPIAAWDDGRFTWIRIPANRRIPAIFRVADDGTESVVDKHMEDGTIVVHEVAKRFVLRLGDEVVGIWNDAYDMDGVPPSDGTTVYGVRRVLRSLDHE; translated from the coding sequence ATGAAAACGCTCCGTGTTTCGGTGCTCTGCCTTGTGGGTCTGCTGGTGCTGAGTCCGGTCGCACGGTCCTGGACCGTGCCGGGCTGGTCCGATGACTCACGGGTGCGGCAGATCGTATATGCGCCCGACGCCGTCGTGCGCATCAATGCACAGCGAGGCTTCGCCACCCATATCGCCCTCGACCCGCATGAGCAGATCCAGGTAGTCGCACCCGGCGATCGCGATGGCTGGCAGGTGGTGGCGAACAGGGGTGACCACGACGTTTTCCTGAAACCGCAGCTCGCCGCGCACAACTCGAATCTCGAGATCCGTACGGACAAACGCAGCTACAGCTTCGACCTGGTGGTGCTGCCCCTGAAGGCGAAATTCGGCAACGGCGACGAGATATATCGGGTGACGTTCGTCTATCCGGACGAGCTCAAGGCTCAGACCCATGCCGAAACCGATGCGGCGCTGGTGGCGCAGCGTCTTGCCCAGCCGTCGGTGGTGCGCAACACCCGGTACTCGATGCAGGTCATGCCGCATTCGGACGATATTGCGCCGATCGCGGCGTGGGATGACGGGCGGTTCACCTGGATCCGCATTCCTGCCAACCGGCGCATCCCGGCGATCTTCCGGGTGGCGGATGACGGTACCGAAAGCGTGGTCGACAAGCACATGGAGGACGGCACGATCGTCGTTCACGAGGTGGCGAAGCGCTTCGTATTGCGGCTCGGCGATGAGGTTGTTGGCATCTGGAATGACGCATACGACATGGACGGTGTGCCGCCCAGTGACGGCACGACGGTCTATGGTGTGAGGCGTGTTTTGCGGAGTCTGGATCATGAGTGA
- a CDS encoding virB8 family protein, which yields MSTGDDYGRVLDIEASLTHLQEQSERRAWHVAYGAVGVAVLSVMALAVMVPFYRVVPLPIEVDRLTGESQVIDVLDARHVHTREIQDKHWVEAYVRERERYDWGLLQMDYDSVLAMSDDVVARDYRGTYSGPDALDRQLGPNTERRVRILSTTLPPDEPGHAVVHIERTTFKNGQANAEPTQRFVVTLAYAYRPPVFTRESVAVANPFGFKVTAYSRDPEYTPPASSSSAGGAP from the coding sequence ATGAGCACCGGTGACGACTATGGACGCGTGCTCGACATTGAGGCGTCACTGACACACCTGCAGGAGCAATCTGAGCGACGGGCCTGGCACGTGGCGTACGGGGCGGTTGGTGTGGCCGTGCTCAGTGTGATGGCGCTCGCCGTCATGGTGCCGTTCTACCGGGTGGTGCCTTTGCCGATTGAGGTCGATCGCCTGACGGGCGAATCGCAGGTGATCGATGTGCTCGACGCGCGTCACGTGCATACGAGGGAAATCCAGGACAAGCACTGGGTTGAAGCATACGTGCGCGAGCGTGAACGCTATGACTGGGGGCTGCTGCAGATGGACTACGACAGCGTGCTCGCCATGAGCGATGACGTGGTCGCGCGCGACTACCGGGGCACTTACAGCGGCCCCGATGCGCTGGACCGGCAGCTCGGCCCGAACACGGAGCGGCGCGTGCGGATTCTTTCGACGACGCTGCCTCCCGATGAACCCGGGCACGCGGTTGTGCATATCGAGCGCACGACATTCAAAAACGGTCAGGCGAACGCCGAGCCGACGCAGCGCTTCGTCGTCACGCTGGCTTACGCCTATCGGCCGCCGGTTTTCACACGCGAAAGCGTGGCCGTTGCGAATCCGTTCGGCTTCAAGGTGACGGCTTACAGCCGCGATCCTGAATATACGCCGCCGGCATCATCGTCGAGCGCGGGAGGTGCGCCATGA
- the virB5 gene encoding P-type DNA transfer protein VirB5, translated as MKARSKVATSALVLAAVSPVGYAQGIPVFDAQNVAQAIATVAQLEQEVQQEIQIYQSTVGTRGFGALLNNPVVGNSLPSNWQGVYAAVQNGGYAGLTGSAQALRSASKIYNCEDQAGIDQQVCQRALNKPFQDKAFGQQAYQSELQELNQVQSLMQQIDVTQDPKGIAELQARIQTETTAVGDEMTKLQLFRMLADTEDRLIEEQQSELVLSRAGNTVRLQDQMVPASFGN; from the coding sequence ATGAAAGCACGATCGAAGGTAGCTACGTCTGCGCTCGTCTTGGCAGCCGTTTCTCCGGTGGGCTACGCCCAGGGCATTCCGGTATTCGACGCGCAGAACGTGGCCCAAGCCATTGCGACGGTCGCGCAGCTTGAGCAGGAGGTGCAGCAGGAGATCCAGATTTACCAGTCGACGGTTGGCACACGGGGCTTCGGTGCGTTGCTGAACAATCCGGTGGTGGGAAATTCGCTGCCGTCGAACTGGCAGGGCGTCTATGCGGCGGTACAGAACGGCGGCTACGCGGGTCTGACTGGAAGCGCGCAGGCGCTGCGTTCAGCCAGTAAGATCTATAACTGTGAAGACCAGGCCGGCATCGACCAGCAGGTGTGCCAGCGCGCGCTCAACAAGCCGTTCCAGGACAAGGCGTTCGGCCAGCAGGCCTACCAGTCCGAACTGCAGGAACTGAACCAGGTCCAGAGCCTGATGCAGCAGATCGATGTCACGCAGGATCCGAAAGGTATTGCGGAACTGCAGGCGCGCATCCAGACCGAAACCACGGCGGTCGGCGACGAGATGACCAAGCTGCAGCTCTTCCGGATGCTGGCCGATACGGAAGACCGGCTCATCGAGGAGCAGCAGAGCGAACTGGTATTGAGCCGCGCGGGCAATACCGTCAGGCTGCAGGACCAGATGGTGCCAGCGTCGTTCGGTAACTGA
- a CDS encoding type IV secretion system protein: MSGLFTAVGGTLENGMSTYVTNVSSALSAALVPVVTTAVTIWVIAYGLAIVRGEAHEAVPAFAWRGLKVAAILAFALGSGIYQQQVVASVSGATSGLAQTIQNASSTTGGGNPGCGSVSGSSVTSASATSIYQTLDCYDQQIDLVLDAYSEKATHEGLSPSGLAAAIGDMVCGFVAAVGGSIFLIVLAFEVVMGRMLLDLVLGIGPIFIACAAFAPTVRFFEAWTAKVANYALLQVLVAAFLGMALTAFSTELAPFQVTTSPPGANASALVAASQAALEAASAWGAALGMFATAIFLAMVGWQLPSVASGLSGGATVSGFGAFVAGVASRRFATVIGQMLTRSGNGPRPGGTIRDRTGPGGGSGNSSGGAVPAYQRAAHANLGQGS, translated from the coding sequence ATGAGCGGCCTCTTTACCGCGGTTGGCGGCACGCTCGAGAACGGCATGTCGACCTACGTGACGAACGTCTCGTCGGCGCTGTCGGCCGCGCTCGTTCCCGTCGTAACGACGGCTGTGACGATCTGGGTCATCGCCTATGGTCTGGCGATCGTGCGGGGAGAGGCACACGAAGCCGTACCGGCGTTTGCGTGGCGAGGACTGAAAGTGGCAGCCATCCTGGCTTTCGCGCTCGGCAGCGGTATCTACCAGCAGCAGGTCGTGGCCTCTGTCAGCGGTGCCACGTCCGGCCTGGCACAGACGATCCAGAACGCGTCCAGCACCACGGGCGGTGGCAACCCCGGATGTGGATCCGTCAGTGGCAGCAGCGTGACATCGGCCAGCGCCACCAGCATCTACCAGACGCTCGACTGCTATGACCAGCAGATCGATCTCGTTCTGGATGCCTATTCCGAAAAGGCGACCCACGAGGGGCTTAGCCCGAGCGGCCTGGCTGCCGCCATTGGCGACATGGTGTGCGGGTTCGTGGCGGCGGTCGGCGGTTCGATTTTCCTGATCGTGCTCGCGTTCGAAGTCGTGATGGGGCGCATGCTGCTCGACCTGGTCCTCGGGATCGGTCCGATTTTCATCGCCTGTGCTGCCTTTGCGCCGACCGTCCGTTTCTTCGAAGCGTGGACGGCGAAAGTCGCGAACTACGCATTGCTACAGGTACTGGTGGCCGCTTTCCTGGGGATGGCACTGACGGCCTTCTCGACTGAGCTCGCGCCTTTCCAGGTAACGACTTCTCCGCCCGGCGCGAATGCGTCTGCTCTCGTGGCGGCCAGTCAGGCTGCGCTCGAAGCTGCGTCGGCGTGGGGTGCGGCACTCGGCATGTTTGCGACGGCGATTTTTCTGGCGATGGTTGGCTGGCAATTGCCATCAGTGGCGTCCGGCCTGTCAGGGGGGGCGACCGTGTCCGGCTTCGGCGCGTTCGTGGCCGGTGTCGCCTCACGGCGCTTCGCAACCGTGATCGGTCAGATGCTCACCCGCAGCGGGAATGGTCCGCGTCCTGGCGGCACGATCCGTGACCGGACTGGCCCCGGCGGCGGCTCGGGGAATTCATCGGGCGGCGCGGTGCCAGCTTACCAGCGTGCCGCGCACGCCAACCTGGGACAGGGCAGTTGA
- a CDS encoding VirB4 family type IV secretion/conjugal transfer ATPase: MRADTRHGAVAHREVAIADHIPYSTHVTDHVIRTREGDYLQIWKLAGIAFEAADPVDILVRHDGFNQLVRALPGGHGALWSHRLRRRVSDHFATPYGNRFCQELATRYYASFAGYRMMANELYLTLVYRPNRTKLGRVFSRAARRTRDDIRRDQQEALKVMDELGAQVESGLKPYDPVALGVYHRPSPFTKRPRRYSSALELLGYLVNAVWEPEPVPSGVIREALPTSRLFVGVENVEIRMPAMTRYAALLDLKDYPEETEPGMLNGLLYGDFEYIETQSFTILDKPGAKEALERQRNQLIAGEDVAVSQVEAMDRALNDLINGDFVLGEYHYSLAVLADTPAAVSKHVAKARTQLADGGFQTTLIDLVADAAWFAQLPGNWRYRPREAKLTSRNFCGLASLHNFATGKRDGNPWGEAITIVKTPSGQPLYLNFHVTPEKQDSADEKALANTQIIGQAGAGKTVLELFLLAMATKFGLTAVLYDKDRGTEIAIRAMGGIYTVFRRGEPTGLNPFQMTPDESVLDFWERLVRKLVDTGVPLSAKDELDISRAVREVSRMEKPLRRLSMVRQLLPNVGENSLHARLAKWCAGGRLGWVLDNPRDTVDLARSKLFGFDDTELLDDTEVSTPVTMYLLHLTESLIDGRRFIYVMTEFWKRLGDPVFTDFAKNKQKTIRKQNGLGIFDTQSPADMLRSDIARALIEQSATFFFLPNPRADYDDYVHGFKLTEAEFNIVRSLGENSRMFLIKQGHRSAIGKLDLAGLGDVLDVLSGTTDNIQLLDTIRAQAGDDPEVWLPVFHAQLAKRRATQTTRQTQAPRAGGAQ, from the coding sequence ATGCGGGCCGACACGAGACACGGTGCGGTCGCCCACCGCGAGGTGGCGATTGCTGACCACATTCCGTATTCAACGCACGTCACGGACCATGTGATCAGGACGCGGGAAGGTGACTACCTGCAGATCTGGAAGCTCGCCGGCATCGCATTCGAGGCCGCCGATCCGGTGGACATCCTCGTTCGTCACGATGGGTTCAACCAGCTCGTGCGTGCACTGCCTGGTGGTCACGGTGCACTCTGGTCACACCGTCTGCGCCGGCGTGTTTCGGACCACTTTGCCACGCCTTATGGCAACCGCTTCTGCCAGGAGTTGGCGACACGTTACTACGCGAGCTTCGCGGGTTACCGGATGATGGCCAACGAGCTGTATCTGACGCTCGTCTATCGCCCCAACCGCACGAAGCTCGGACGCGTCTTCAGCCGTGCGGCACGCCGCACGCGCGACGACATCCGGCGCGACCAGCAGGAGGCGCTGAAAGTAATGGACGAACTCGGCGCCCAGGTCGAGTCGGGGCTGAAGCCCTACGACCCGGTGGCGCTTGGGGTCTATCACAGGCCGAGTCCCTTCACGAAGCGGCCGCGCCGGTATTCGTCGGCGCTGGAACTGCTCGGCTATCTCGTCAACGCAGTCTGGGAGCCTGAGCCGGTTCCTTCTGGCGTGATTCGGGAGGCATTGCCGACTTCCCGTCTGTTCGTGGGTGTAGAAAATGTCGAGATCCGCATGCCAGCCATGACGCGCTACGCCGCGCTGTTGGACCTGAAGGACTATCCTGAAGAGACCGAGCCGGGGATGCTCAATGGCCTACTGTATGGCGATTTCGAGTACATCGAGACACAAAGCTTCACGATCCTCGACAAACCTGGCGCGAAGGAAGCGTTAGAGCGTCAGCGCAACCAGCTGATCGCTGGCGAGGATGTGGCCGTCTCCCAGGTCGAGGCGATGGATCGTGCGCTCAACGACCTGATCAACGGCGATTTCGTGCTGGGTGAGTATCACTATTCGCTCGCGGTGCTGGCCGATACGCCCGCGGCGGTCTCGAAGCACGTGGCGAAGGCCCGCACGCAACTCGCCGATGGCGGTTTCCAGACCACCCTTATCGATCTCGTGGCGGACGCTGCATGGTTCGCACAGTTGCCGGGCAACTGGCGTTACCGGCCGCGCGAAGCGAAGCTGACGTCCCGCAATTTCTGTGGTCTTGCCAGTCTTCACAATTTCGCAACCGGCAAACGCGACGGCAATCCGTGGGGCGAGGCGATCACGATCGTCAAGACGCCGAGCGGCCAGCCGCTTTACCTGAATTTCCACGTTACGCCCGAGAAGCAGGATTCAGCCGACGAGAAGGCGCTTGCCAATACCCAGATCATCGGTCAGGCCGGTGCGGGCAAGACGGTCCTCGAACTGTTTCTGCTGGCGATGGCGACGAAGTTCGGGCTGACCGCGGTGCTGTATGACAAGGATCGCGGCACCGAGATCGCGATCCGTGCCATGGGCGGCATCTATACGGTGTTCCGCCGTGGCGAACCGACGGGGCTCAATCCGTTCCAGATGACGCCGGACGAATCGGTGCTGGACTTCTGGGAGCGGCTGGTGCGCAAGCTCGTCGATACGGGTGTGCCGTTGTCTGCCAAAGACGAATTGGACATCTCGCGTGCGGTGCGTGAAGTCTCCCGCATGGAAAAGCCGTTGCGCCGCCTGTCGATGGTGCGACAACTGTTGCCGAATGTGGGCGAGAACAGTCTGCACGCACGTCTCGCGAAATGGTGTGCAGGCGGGCGACTGGGCTGGGTCCTCGACAACCCGAGAGACACCGTGGACCTCGCACGCTCGAAGCTCTTCGGCTTCGACGATACCGAACTGCTCGATGACACGGAGGTTTCGACGCCCGTCACGATGTACCTGCTTCACCTGACGGAAAGCCTGATCGATGGCCGGCGCTTCATCTATGTGATGACCGAATTCTGGAAGCGGCTGGGGGACCCCGTCTTCACGGACTTCGCGAAGAACAAACAGAAGACGATTCGCAAGCAGAACGGGCTCGGCATTTTCGATACCCAGTCACCGGCGGATATGCTGCGCAGCGATATCGCACGGGCACTGATCGAACAGAGTGCGACGTTCTTCTTCCTGCCGAATCCGCGGGCCGACTACGACGACTACGTGCATGGCTTCAAGCTGACGGAAGCCGAATTCAACATCGTGCGTAGTCTCGGCGAGAACAGCCGCATGTTTCTGATCAAGCAAGGGCATCGGTCGGCGATCGGGAAACTCGATCTCGCTGGGCTCGGCGATGTGCTCGATGTCCTCTCGGGTACGACCGACAACATCCAACTCCTCGACACGATCCGTGCTCAGGCGGGGGACGACCCCGAGGTATGGCTGCCGGTCTTCCATGCGCAACTGGCGAAGCGTCGGGCGACCCAGACAACCCGGCAAACCCAAGCACCCCGTGCAGGAGGTGCGCAATGA
- a CDS encoding type IV secretion system protein VirB3, translating into MSPLRDPVFKGCTRPAMLWGVPLVPFLMVGGGMLIPAIWALLASPPLGVGLLFLMIPVFVAMRVITRRDDQRLAQYALRLRMVLRQGNRRFWGMHAYTPVRLKRRT; encoded by the coding sequence ATTAGTCCACTTAGGGATCCGGTCTTCAAGGGATGCACGCGGCCCGCGATGCTCTGGGGTGTGCCGCTCGTGCCATTCCTCATGGTCGGTGGCGGCATGCTGATTCCTGCCATCTGGGCATTGCTTGCCAGCCCACCGCTCGGTGTTGGGCTCCTGTTCCTGATGATCCCAGTGTTCGTCGCCATGCGCGTTATCACGCGCCGCGACGACCAGCGTCTCGCGCAGTACGCACTGCGCCTGCGCATGGTCCTGCGGCAGGGCAATCGCCGCTTCTGGGGTATGCACGCCTACACGCCGGTTCGCCTGAAGAGGAGGACCTGA
- a CDS encoding TrbC/VirB2 family protein — protein sequence MNLVIHIIKKRAGRSPVVLSSDRRVARRVSVIATALLVASPAWAQLSQVNTLLGTIQTTLLGVGGVICSISIIWAGFRMMFQHARFGDIANVFIGGLFVGCATVIAGMLIPTS from the coding sequence ATGAATTTAGTAATCCATATCATAAAGAAGAGGGCTGGACGTTCACCCGTCGTTCTTTCTTCTGACCGTCGGGTGGCGCGGCGGGTTTCTGTCATCGCGACTGCGCTGCTAGTGGCGTCGCCCGCCTGGGCGCAACTGTCGCAGGTCAATACGCTACTGGGCACGATCCAGACGACCCTGCTGGGTGTCGGTGGCGTGATCTGCTCGATTTCGATCATCTGGGCGGGCTTCCGGATGATGTTCCAGCACGCCCGTTTCGGCGACATTGCGAACGTGTTCATCGGCGGTCTCTTCGTCGGTTGCGCGACAGTGATCGCCGGCATGCTGATTCCGACGAGTTGA
- a CDS encoding lytic transglycosylase domain-containing protein, with amino-acid sequence MLPLDFATLAEQCAPQVSPVTMAAIVRTESGFNPYAIGVVRGRLLRQPGSAAEAVATAHTLAAAGWNFSVGLAQVNRANWSAYGLTEQSAFDPCLNLAAGAAVLEGCFMAARAARVDGRRDPQAALRAGLSCYASGNFSAGYRTGYVQRVVDNARVPASAPSHIVVPTIEPIPVVPALPVDRARSQPAGHQILEPPGNASDTNPGEPRASAVVF; translated from the coding sequence ATGCTGCCTCTCGATTTCGCCACGCTTGCGGAGCAGTGCGCACCCCAGGTCTCGCCGGTCACGATGGCGGCGATCGTGCGGACCGAGTCCGGATTCAATCCCTACGCGATCGGTGTTGTGCGTGGCCGGCTGCTACGTCAGCCGGGAAGCGCAGCCGAAGCGGTGGCGACGGCGCACACACTTGCGGCCGCCGGATGGAACTTCAGCGTCGGTCTCGCACAGGTCAACCGCGCGAACTGGAGCGCGTATGGACTAACCGAGCAGAGCGCCTTTGACCCCTGTCTCAACCTGGCTGCGGGTGCCGCGGTTCTGGAGGGCTGTTTTATGGCCGCGCGCGCTGCGCGGGTGGACGGCAGGCGCGATCCACAGGCTGCACTGCGGGCAGGGCTTTCGTGCTACGCCAGCGGTAATTTTTCGGCGGGGTATCGCACCGGGTATGTGCAGCGCGTGGTCGATAACGCTCGCGTGCCTGCGTCGGCGCCGTCACACATAGTCGTGCCGACGATTGAGCCCATTCCGGTCGTTCCGGCGTTGCCGGTGGACCGGGCGCGGTCACAACCGGCGGGTCATCAGATATTGGAGCCGCCGGGCAACGCTTCCGATACGAATCCCGGCGAGCCACGCGCAAGCGCCGTGGTCTTCTAG
- a CDS encoding helix-turn-helix transcriptional regulator, whose product MSVQLRGTGAILRRGQVEREVGLKRSTIYQRMQEGTFPRPIRLGERAVGWRASDIERFLEDPAGYRVLPPADEDCDV is encoded by the coding sequence ATGTCGGTCCAGTTAAGGGGAACGGGTGCAATCCTACGGCGCGGGCAGGTCGAAAGGGAAGTTGGTTTGAAGCGTTCGACGATCTACCAGCGGATGCAGGAAGGCACGTTCCCGCGCCCAATCCGCCTTGGCGAGCGCGCGGTGGGCTGGCGCGCATCGGATATCGAACGATTTCTTGAAGACCCTGCCGGGTATCGCGTCTTGCCGCCTGCCGATGAGGACTGCGATGTGTGA
- a CDS encoding ACT domain-containing protein: MEKLSEKDLAKLCATLSPVMAEATYVYCSFPDFTLPAGLLAFCIIREREGLTAIIERDEALRRGLAFTYDARLITLSVHSSLEAVGFIAVISRRLAGMGISCNVVAGYYHDHILVPVDRAEEAMTLLLEIAASPG; the protein is encoded by the coding sequence GTGGAAAAGTTGAGTGAAAAGGACCTTGCAAAGCTGTGTGCGACGCTTAGTCCTGTGATGGCGGAGGCGACCTATGTCTATTGTTCGTTTCCGGACTTCACCTTGCCGGCCGGCTTGCTGGCCTTCTGCATCATCCGCGAGCGCGAAGGTCTGACGGCGATCATCGAGCGTGATGAAGCGCTGCGGCGCGGACTCGCCTTTACCTACGACGCTCGGCTTATCACCCTGTCGGTCCATTCGAGTCTCGAGGCGGTCGGATTCATCGCGGTGATCAGCCGCAGGCTCGCCGGGATGGGTATCTCATGCAATGTCGTAGCGGGCTACTACCACGATCACATCCTCGTGCCGGTCGACAGGGCAGAAGAAGCGATGACGCTCCTGCTCGAAATCGCGGCGTCGCCCGGCTGA